In the Nocardioides panaciterrulae genome, AGGGCGTCGAGCAGCCGGTCCTCCGGCTGCGGCATCACCCAGCGCAAGTGCTCCTTGGTGCCGACGTGGGTCCAGTACGCCGCCTCCACGGTGGTCAGCCGGGCGGTCGGGTTGGCGGCCTCGTTGGCCTGCTCAAGTGCGGCGGCCATGCCGGAGGTGTCCTCGACGTCGGCGATCCAGTAGTCGAAGCCGTCGTGGACGGTGACGTCGAGCCGCTCGTCGGTGATCAGGTCCTGCAGGCGCGGGCCCTCGCCGGGCGGGTCGGTGAGCCCGATGATGCCGGGCTCGTCGGTGGCCAGCGCCTTCTGCAGCACCGCGCCGAGGTCGCGGGCGGGGTCGCCGAAGTTGTGCTGGACCTGCATCCCCAGCCAGATCTGCCCGCTGTCGCGGACCATCGCGGGGGCGGCCATCGGCAGCAGCGAGCACAGCTGCACGCTGCGGCCCTGCCGGTCCGGCTCGGCCAGGGTCAGCGGCGCAGTCGCGGCCGGCACCAGCTCGCGCAGCGCGACCACGTCGCACTCCGAGGGCATCCCCTCGAACGGGCGGCCCACGAAGACCGAGGCCACGCCGCCGGCGGCGCCGTGACAGGCCTTGTAGCGCTTGCCCGAGCCGCAGGGGCACGGCTGCCGGGGACCCACCGCCCCCTCGACGGGCTGGGACTCACGGGCCTTGGTGCGGGAACGCTTCGCCATGGGCGCGAACCTATACGCCGAGCAGCTCCAGCATGTACGCCGGGCGGTCGGTGATGACCGCGCGCACCCCGAGCCGCCGGCACAGCTCGAGCTCGTCGGGACTGTTGACCGTCCAGACGTGCATCTCGTGGCCGGCCCGGATGATGCGCGGGCCGAGCCGGGGATGGTCCTGCAGCTCCCGGACCCCGGGGCCGACGATCCAGTCCGGGCCGATCCGGTTCTTCAGCATCGGCCAGTACTGCGCGCGCTCGAGCAGCTGCACCAGCCGCACCCCCGGGGCCAGCCGCTCGATGCGCTGCAGGGCGGTCCAGGAGAAGCTCATCACCCGCACCGGCGAGCCGGGGGCGTCCCAGCCGAAGTCCCGCAGCAGGTCGACGACGCGCCGCTCCACGAGCCCGGCGTACCTCGTGGGGTGCTTGGTCTCGATCGCCACCTCGACCGGCCGGGGGTAGTCGGCCACGGTCTCCAGCAGCTTGCGCAGCGTGAGCACCCGGCCGAGGTCCTCGTCGCGCTCGGGCGCCTCGTCGTCGAGGTCGGCCCAGGGGTTCTTCCACGCGGCGAAGTCGAGCGCGTCCATGTCGGCGAGCTCCATCGTGGACACGATGCGCCGGTTGGCGGCGGTGCGGCGCAGGTTGCGGTCGTGGACGCAGACCAGGTGGCCGTCGGCGGTCAGCCGGACGTCGCACTCCAGCGCCTCCGCACCGTCGTCGAGGGCCGCGAGGTAGGCGCCGAGGGTGTGCTCGGCGTTCTCGTGGCTGGCCCCCCGGTGGGCGACGACCTGCGGCCTCATGGCGGACATTCTGGTCGCGGTCCGAGCGGTTGCGGGTGGCGGGGTCCGTGTGGCGGAGGGTACGTCGGGACTCGGTGGGCCGCCCGACCCGGCGCGGGACGACGGCGCGGGTCGCCTGCCCGGGCCGTCGGCGTCAGCGGGGGCGGTGCTCCACGAGCCCGACCAGGTTGCCCTCGGAGTCGCGCACGAACGCCATCCACTCCGCGGTCCCCGCTGGGCCCAGGGTGTCGTCCTCGTGCTCGAAGATCACGTGCGGCTCCGTCTCGATCTGCACCCCGCGAGCCCGGAGCCTTGCGACGGTGGCCTCGACGTCAGCCACCCCGAGATAGTGCAGCGCGCTGGGGGCGGCCCGGTCCAGCAGCAGCCGCACCCCGCCGAGGTCGAAGAAGACCAGGCCGGGCGGGTCGAAGCTCGCCAGCGGGGCGACGCCGAGGAGGTCGGCGTAGAACGCG is a window encoding:
- a CDS encoding DUF5926 family protein → MAKRSRTKARESQPVEGAVGPRQPCPCGSGKRYKACHGAAGGVASVFVGRPFEGMPSECDVVALRELVPAATAPLTLAEPDRQGRSVQLCSLLPMAAPAMVRDSGQIWLGMQVQHNFGDPARDLGAVLQKALATDEPGIIGLTDPPGEGPRLQDLITDERLDVTVHDGFDYWIADVEDTSGMAAALEQANEAANPTARLTTVEAAYWTHVGTKEHLRWVMPQPEDRLLDALARLHAAGRDDLAPGSRFVGMFRAHGLLAPVWDLPVGTGPEALEEPAERFAADLAEALADESPLTSEQRAARNGLANRQVTIR
- a CDS encoding glycerophosphodiester phosphodiesterase → MRPQVVAHRGASHENAEHTLGAYLAALDDGAEALECDVRLTADGHLVCVHDRNLRRTAANRRIVSTMELADMDALDFAAWKNPWADLDDEAPERDEDLGRVLTLRKLLETVADYPRPVEVAIETKHPTRYAGLVERRVVDLLRDFGWDAPGSPVRVMSFSWTALQRIERLAPGVRLVQLLERAQYWPMLKNRIGPDWIVGPGVRELQDHPRLGPRIIRAGHEMHVWTVNSPDELELCRRLGVRAVITDRPAYMLELLGV
- a CDS encoding VOC family protein: MDLVQIAQRADDLERATAFYADLLGVAPLASFDPPGLVFFDLGGVRLLLDRAAPSALHYLGVADVEATVARLRARGVQIETEPHVIFEHEDDTLGPAGTAEWMAFVRDSEGNLVGLVEHRPR